Proteins encoded by one window of bacterium:
- a CDS encoding DUF3488 and transglutaminase-like domain-containing protein, which yields MNKPVDPNHERVTSALRFGAHLLVFVSGVSLMLTQKLWISSAILLVFSLFTLGFVHRPRGGSFWEIVSFLYLIFFFADWFWLTRSLAPSLVHLFIFIIINKLFNLQTHRDYYQLYLLTFLSMLAATALSVEIEMLYMILLFSLFFVWNILSITMIKMWIRSDPTEPFPFSLFHARYWGFIVIATVTMVVFALGIFFVLPRAQLGYFGGLKLDQTQHVSGFSKKVELGDIAKIQENTGEVMRIRVNGERIPAGHRFYWRGVAFNRYDGKSWGVSRHGSDFVFQDSLSTFVVSPEGNNPASLVKQEVYLTPIDSGVIFGQYRVARVDGNFFAVSRDVNGTLTGMGRPEHYVVYSQINVYSPEQLRSRQVDSTESIRHFVRLPSRNPEIETLAQQITGSATNQYDRAALVQAYLEKNYQYTTTDLPRSATDPVSEFLFKKKMGHCEYFATAMVLLLRHIRIPSRLVNGFLEGEYNEIGEFYTIRQSDAHSWVEVYFGNGLWVQFDPSPRTVAGPGGSRSIWEIINPRKIFDSISFFWDRYILIFSAQDQINVLTSVRERYRKLNETLREKSSNATSPHAWWRMMWKQNRLLLVLIGLLPGLIYYAVRFYKARKRKLELIRSPILFYQEMLALLQQKGFVKPVAATPFEFAEQVTQVLPAPSNEDVASLTDLFYKARFGNYSLTPDDQAFVETALSRLQNNK from the coding sequence GTGAACAAACCTGTTGATCCAAATCACGAAAGGGTAACTTCTGCCCTGCGATTTGGAGCTCACTTGCTTGTTTTTGTGAGCGGCGTCTCACTGATGCTCACCCAAAAATTGTGGATTTCCTCTGCGATTTTATTGGTCTTCAGCCTGTTCACGCTGGGTTTCGTGCATCGTCCTCGCGGAGGCTCATTTTGGGAGATTGTTTCCTTCCTCTACCTGATTTTCTTTTTCGCAGATTGGTTCTGGCTCACAAGAAGTCTTGCTCCTTCGCTGGTTCATCTATTCATTTTCATCATCATCAACAAGCTCTTTAATCTCCAAACGCATCGAGACTATTACCAGCTGTATCTTTTGACTTTCCTGAGCATGCTGGCAGCTACCGCCCTCAGCGTTGAAATTGAAATGCTCTACATGATCCTTCTTTTTTCGCTGTTCTTTGTCTGGAACATCCTGTCGATCACTATGATCAAAATGTGGATCAGATCAGATCCCACCGAGCCCTTTCCTTTTTCCTTATTTCACGCGCGTTACTGGGGATTTATCGTAATTGCAACCGTAACAATGGTGGTGTTTGCGCTTGGCATTTTCTTTGTTTTGCCTCGCGCGCAGCTCGGATATTTTGGTGGACTGAAACTGGATCAGACACAGCATGTTTCCGGCTTTTCAAAGAAGGTGGAGCTGGGAGATATTGCCAAGATTCAGGAAAACACGGGCGAAGTAATGCGTATCCGTGTAAACGGCGAGCGAATCCCTGCGGGTCATCGCTTTTATTGGCGCGGCGTGGCTTTCAATAGGTATGACGGCAAGTCCTGGGGTGTCTCCAGACATGGATCCGACTTTGTGTTTCAAGATTCTTTGAGTACTTTTGTTGTATCTCCAGAGGGCAATAATCCTGCTTCTCTTGTGAAACAAGAAGTCTACTTGACTCCGATTGATTCGGGCGTAATTTTTGGCCAGTATCGAGTCGCAAGAGTCGACGGCAATTTCTTTGCAGTGAGCCGGGATGTAAATGGAACATTGACCGGTATGGGGAGACCGGAACATTACGTTGTTTACAGTCAAATCAATGTCTATTCTCCGGAACAGTTGAGATCACGGCAGGTTGATTCTACAGAAAGTATCCGCCATTTCGTAAGACTGCCATCACGAAATCCGGAGATTGAGACACTGGCTCAACAAATCACAGGTAGTGCCACCAATCAGTACGATCGCGCTGCGCTGGTTCAGGCCTATCTTGAGAAGAATTACCAGTACACGACAACCGATTTGCCGCGATCAGCAACGGATCCGGTTTCCGAGTTTCTTTTCAAAAAGAAAATGGGCCATTGTGAATACTTTGCTACCGCGATGGTTCTTTTGTTAAGACACATTAGAATACCATCCCGACTGGTGAATGGATTTTTGGAAGGTGAGTACAATGAAATCGGAGAATTTTATACCATTCGTCAGAGTGATGCCCATTCCTGGGTAGAAGTTTATTTTGGAAACGGTCTCTGGGTTCAGTTTGATCCTTCTCCTCGTACTGTGGCAGGTCCCGGAGGAAGCCGTTCGATCTGGGAAATCATCAACCCGCGAAAGATTTTCGATTCGATCAGTTTCTTCTGGGACAGATATATCCTGATTTTCTCTGCGCAGGATCAGATCAACGTGCTTACGTCTGTACGTGAACGATACAGGAAACTGAATGAGACTCTGCGGGAAAAATCCAGCAATGCAACAAGTCCCCATGCCTGGTGGCGTATGATGTGGAAGCAGAATCGCCTTCTCCTGGTTCTAATTGGATTGCTGCCGGGCCTCATCTATTACGCGGTTCGCTTTTACAAAGCGCGTAAGCGAAAATTGGAGTTAATCCGGTCACCGATTCTGTTTTATCAGGAGATGCTGGCGTTGTTGCAACAAAAGGGGTTCGTCAAGCCGGTGGCTGCCACTCCTTTCGAATTTGCCGAGCAAGTGACGCAGGTCTTGCCGGCTCCTTCGAATGAGGATGTTGCGTCTTTGACGGATCTGTTTTACAAGGCACGATTCGGTAACTACTCCCTCACTCCCGATGATCAAGCATTTGTCGAAACTGCGCTTTCGCGTCTCCAAAACAATAAATGA